Proteins found in one Desulfovibrio sp. genomic segment:
- a CDS encoding secondary thiamine-phosphate synthase enzyme YjbQ → METLEISTRSRCEMVDITAELRALVRRKAADGRWQSGALALFCPHTTCGLTVNEGADPDVRRDMLAFFSSLAPEHGDYRHAEGNSDAHIKTTLHGPSLLLIVEKGELRLGTWQSVYLCEGDGPRRRNLWLQWLKSDD, encoded by the coding sequence GTGGAAACTCTTGAAATAAGCACGCGCAGCCGGTGCGAAATGGTCGATATTACGGCGGAGCTGCGCGCGTTGGTGCGTCGCAAGGCCGCTGATGGCCGCTGGCAGAGTGGCGCTCTGGCCCTGTTTTGCCCGCACACCACCTGCGGCCTCACGGTCAACGAAGGCGCAGACCCTGACGTGCGGCGCGACATGCTGGCCTTTTTCAGCAGTCTTGCCCCGGAACATGGCGATTACCGCCACGCGGAGGGCAACAGCGATGCCCACATAAAAACCACCCTGCACGGGCCATCCCTCCTGTTGATTGTGGAGAAGGGCGAACTGCGCCTTGGCACGTGGCAATCCGTTTATCTGTGCGAGGGCGATGGCCCCCGCCGACGCAACCTGTGGCTGCAATGGCTGAAGTCCGACGACTAG
- a CDS encoding ATP-grasp domain-containing protein, translating to MIIFDEPYVSPELLDYAAARREPVLDNAVARDLSRARALSGAAPLNLVPEAEFAAQCRKSCPDCAPPRIYTCSENSLAWVCDHVDNAELVSGIEKLKNKARTRELLRPLYDDYFYRRLSLDALRRLPFEELRLPCVVKPSVGFFSLGVRIVRTREDWQAALAAIEQEATLWREQYPDSVVDSEDWLIEEYIDGDEYAVDVYFDAQGQAVICNILRHEFASASDVSDRLYYTGASVVRSHLAEFEAWFNKVNSLLGLRNFPTHVELRRDALGRIRPIEFNALRFAGWCCTDVTLFSWGFHTYGCFLEGRRPDWDKALAGREGKLYTLIVLNKPENCPPVRNFDYEALSRGFARVLHVRKSDFTRYGLFGFLFTETPEDQREELDRIARSDLLEFTS from the coding sequence ATGATAATTTTTGATGAACCATACGTCTCGCCAGAGCTGCTCGACTACGCGGCAGCACGGCGGGAACCGGTGCTCGACAACGCTGTGGCGCGGGACTTGTCCCGCGCCCGTGCGCTTTCTGGCGCAGCGCCCCTGAACCTCGTTCCGGAAGCGGAATTTGCGGCCCAGTGCCGCAAGTCCTGCCCGGACTGCGCGCCCCCGCGCATCTATACCTGCTCGGAAAATTCTCTGGCATGGGTTTGCGACCATGTGGACAATGCCGAGCTTGTCAGCGGCATTGAAAAGCTCAAGAACAAGGCCAGAACCCGCGAGTTGCTGCGCCCCCTCTACGATGATTATTTTTATCGCAGACTCAGCCTTGATGCCCTGCGCCGCCTGCCTTTTGAAGAACTGCGCCTGCCCTGTGTGGTCAAGCCTTCCGTAGGTTTTTTCAGCCTGGGCGTGCGCATTGTGCGCACCCGCGAGGACTGGCAGGCCGCCCTTGCCGCCATTGAGCAGGAAGCAACGCTCTGGCGCGAGCAATACCCCGACAGTGTGGTGGACAGCGAAGACTGGCTCATTGAGGAATACATTGACGGCGATGAATACGCCGTGGACGTATACTTTGACGCGCAGGGGCAGGCAGTGATCTGCAACATCCTGCGGCACGAATTTGCTTCCGCTTCGGACGTGAGCGACCGCCTGTACTACACGGGCGCTTCTGTGGTACGTTCCCACCTTGCAGAGTTCGAGGCATGGTTCAACAAGGTTAACTCCTTGCTGGGTCTGCGAAATTTCCCCACCCATGTGGAGCTGCGGCGTGATGCCCTGGGGCGCATACGGCCCATAGAATTCAATGCGTTGCGTTTTGCGGGCTGGTGCTGCACGGACGTCACCCTGTTTTCCTGGGGCTTCCACACCTACGGGTGCTTTTTGGAAGGGCGGCGGCCCGATTGGGACAAGGCTCTGGCAGGGCGCGAAGGCAAACTCTACACCCTCATTGTGCTGAACAAGCCGGAAAACTGCCCGCCCGTGCGCAACTTCGATTACGAGGCCTTGAGCCGTGGCTTTGCCCGTGTGCTGCATGTGCGCAAAAGCGATTTTACGCGCTACGGGCTGTTTGGTTTTCTCTTTACCGAAACGCCTGAAGACCAGCGTGAAGAACTGGACCGCATAGCGCGCTCCGACCTGCTGGAATTCACAAGCTGA
- a CDS encoding homoserine dehydrogenase, translating to MTKNSDKPLVVGLAGFGTVGGGLVRLLDENADLIRRRCGRDIVLKKVLVRNATKARSAQLPAGTELTTDYRALTDDPEIDVLVELIGGIDNARTIIDRALDQGKHIVTANKALLAEEGLALFQKADRKKRILRYEASVAGAIPIVETLKESLTGNRIESLMGILNGTSNYILSEMTSNGMDFDVALKQAQQLGYAEADPTLDIDGHDAAHKLILLIRLAYGVHYPYTALSVRGIRGLSGMDIRLAREFGYRIKLIGQVREVPGAEGAEGEGNIRLEAGVFPALVYHKFLLARVGGVYNAVRVDANASGPLFFHGRGAGDLPTAGAVLGDLLAVARDERPNNTGFVGKELPKASIVPPEEWRSCYYVRVMVQDTPGVLRDLSGCMAAEGISMAQVIQKSDEGNGVPLVFMTHETTARAMSDALQRTMDAGLLKEPAVYFRVLGGA from the coding sequence ATGACAAAGAACAGCGATAAACCCCTGGTAGTGGGCCTTGCCGGATTCGGCACCGTGGGCGGCGGCCTTGTGCGCCTGCTTGACGAAAACGCCGACCTTATCCGCCGCCGTTGCGGGCGCGACATCGTGCTCAAAAAGGTTCTGGTGCGCAACGCCACCAAGGCCCGCAGCGCCCAGTTGCCCGCCGGAACCGAGCTTACCACCGATTACCGCGCCCTTACCGATGATCCTGAAATTGACGTGCTGGTGGAGCTTATCGGCGGCATCGACAATGCCCGCACCATCATCGACCGCGCCCTTGATCAGGGCAAACACATCGTCACTGCCAACAAGGCCCTGCTGGCCGAGGAAGGTCTGGCCCTGTTCCAGAAGGCTGACCGCAAAAAGCGCATCCTGCGCTACGAAGCCAGCGTGGCCGGGGCCATCCCCATTGTGGAGACGCTGAAGGAAAGCCTCACTGGCAACCGTATTGAATCGCTCATGGGCATTCTCAACGGCACCAGCAACTATATTTTGTCTGAAATGACCAGCAACGGCATGGATTTTGATGTTGCGCTCAAGCAGGCCCAGCAGCTGGGCTATGCCGAGGCCGACCCCACGCTGGACATTGACGGCCATGACGCCGCCCACAAGCTTATCCTGCTCATCCGTCTGGCCTACGGGGTGCACTATCCTTACACGGCCCTTTCAGTGCGCGGCATTCGCGGGCTTTCCGGCATGGATATCCGCCTTGCGCGCGAATTTGGCTACCGCATCAAGCTCATTGGTCAGGTGCGCGAGGTACCGGGCGCGGAGGGCGCTGAGGGTGAAGGCAATATCCGGCTTGAAGCCGGGGTATTCCCCGCCCTTGTGTACCACAAGTTTTTGCTGGCCCGCGTGGGCGGCGTGTACAACGCCGTGCGGGTGGACGCCAACGCCTCGGGCCCGCTGTTTTTCCACGGGCGCGGCGCGGGCGATCTGCCCACAGCCGGAGCCGTGCTGGGCGATCTGCTGGCCGTTGCCCGCGATGAGCGCCCCAACAACACCGGCTTTGTGGGCAAGGAACTGCCCAAGGCCTCCATTGTGCCGCCGGAAGAATGGCGCTCGTGCTACTACGTGCGTGTTATGGTGCAGGACACCCCCGGCGTGCTGCGCGATCTTTCGGGCTGCATGGCCGCCGAGGGCATCAGCATGGCCCAGGTCATCCAGAAGAGCGATGAAGGCAACGGCGTGCCGCTGGTCTTCATGACCCACGAAACCACGGCCCGCGCCATGAGCGACGCTCTCCAGCGCACCATGGATGCAGGCCTGCTCAAGGAACCCGCGGTGTACTTCCGCGTGTTGGGAGGAGCATGA
- the mtnA gene encoding S-methyl-5-thioribose-1-phosphate isomerase yields the protein MEDHIRFDRQNLALHLLDQRLLPEQETEVICRNTDDIVSALQTMVVRGAPAIGVTAAWGCALALNETSGPGWATQLEELLDRIANARPTAVNLRWAVERMRKCWWKAINSGPGDREPLLTAFLDEAARMQTEDVEACKTLGRFGADCLKDGDTVLTHCNAGALATAGYGTALGVIRGAVEQGKRIKVIADETRPFLQGARLTAWELHKDNIPVTVACDNACALLMSKGLVQSVVVGADRIAANGDAANKIGTYGVALLAKHFNIPFYVAAPLSTIDPTTPDGSGIPIEQRPEREVTHVGDTRLTPADVPVYNFAFDVTPAELITGIITEKGVLQPPYGLAIWAALNEASAAPEADDAGIIER from the coding sequence ATGGAAGATCATATTCGCTTTGACAGGCAAAATCTTGCGCTGCACCTGCTTGACCAGCGCTTGCTGCCAGAGCAGGAAACCGAAGTGATCTGCCGCAATACAGACGACATTGTATCGGCTTTACAAACCATGGTTGTACGCGGGGCTCCGGCCATCGGCGTCACTGCGGCCTGGGGCTGCGCCCTTGCGCTGAACGAAACCAGCGGCCCCGGCTGGGCCACCCAGCTTGAGGAACTGCTTGACCGCATCGCCAATGCCCGGCCCACAGCCGTAAACCTGCGATGGGCCGTTGAACGCATGCGTAAATGCTGGTGGAAGGCCATCAACAGCGGGCCCGGCGACCGCGAACCCCTGCTCACGGCCTTTCTTGACGAGGCCGCCAGAATGCAGACCGAAGATGTGGAAGCATGCAAAACTCTGGGCCGTTTTGGCGCGGATTGCCTGAAAGACGGAGACACCGTGCTCACCCACTGCAATGCCGGAGCACTGGCCACTGCTGGCTATGGCACCGCGCTTGGGGTTATTCGTGGCGCTGTGGAGCAGGGCAAACGCATCAAAGTCATTGCCGATGAAACGCGGCCCTTCCTCCAGGGCGCGCGCCTCACGGCCTGGGAGCTGCACAAGGACAATATCCCCGTTACCGTTGCCTGCGACAATGCCTGCGCGCTCCTCATGAGCAAGGGGCTTGTGCAGTCTGTGGTGGTGGGGGCCGACCGCATTGCCGCCAACGGCGACGCGGCCAACAAGATCGGCACCTATGGCGTTGCCCTGCTGGCAAAGCATTTCAATATTCCCTTCTACGTGGCTGCCCCGCTCTCCACCATTGACCCCACAACGCCCGACGGCAGCGGCATTCCCATTGAGCAGCGCCCGGAACGCGAGGTCACCCATGTGGGCGATACACGTCTTACACCCGCAGATGTGCCCGTGTACAATTTTGCCTTTGACGTAACCCCCGCAGAGCTTATCACTGGCATCATCACCGAGAAAGGCGTGTTGCAGCCGCCCTACGGGCTTGCCATCTGGGCGGCCCTCAACGAGGCCAGCGCCGCGCCCGAAGCCGATGACGCCGGGATTATTGAGCGTTAG
- a CDS encoding cation:proton antiporter — protein MPHDVNLILTLAGGLSAALVLGFITQKLRLSPLVGYLLAGIIVGPHSPGFVADASTAAQCAEIGVILLMFGVGLHFHLKDLLAVGAIATGGAAAQISLATLASMGLLHLFGFDLLSGAVYGMAISVASTVVLTRVLADNHDLHNPTGHVALGWLVVEDIFTILLLVLLPSVLSPGGEFWSALGMTLLKLAALSVFTLVAGQKLIPLFLGYVARTGTRDLFTLAVLALALGIAVAAAEFFGASMALGAFLAGMVVGQSEFSARAAAEALPLRDAFAVLFFVSVGMLFDPASLAQDWPLMLATLFVIMIVKPLGALLMTSLFRKPLKLGLPVAASLSQVGEFTFILAGLGITLGVFDQRVNNALIPAAIISITFNPMLYRKAKDVALWWEKRKRGNAVEPSACLIVPDEGNRARVVVVGYGPVGRSCCRILQDSSMLPVVVEMNIDTVRLLRSEGVPVVHGDAMQAEVLREAGLEKAEALLLTSPSISAGEVTPIARAVNPHARILAHTAFVSEARSLRDKGVDAVFSGEREVALAMAEYLLRSAGAPEAYVQTELERVREKLD, from the coding sequence ATGCCCCATGACGTAAATCTTATTCTTACGCTCGCCGGGGGGCTTTCCGCCGCTCTGGTTCTTGGTTTTATCACGCAGAAACTGCGCCTTTCCCCGCTTGTGGGCTATCTGCTGGCAGGCATCATCGTAGGCCCGCACTCCCCCGGCTTTGTGGCCGATGCGTCCACGGCGGCCCAGTGCGCCGAGATCGGCGTTATCCTGCTGATGTTTGGCGTGGGCCTGCATTTTCATCTCAAGGATCTGCTGGCCGTAGGGGCCATTGCCACTGGCGGCGCGGCTGCGCAAATTTCGCTGGCAACGCTGGCAAGCATGGGGCTGCTGCATCTTTTCGGCTTTGATCTGCTTTCTGGCGCGGTCTACGGCATGGCTATTTCCGTTGCCAGTACCGTCGTGCTTACCCGAGTGCTTGCAGATAACCATGACCTGCACAATCCCACCGGGCATGTGGCCTTGGGCTGGCTGGTGGTGGAAGATATCTTTACCATCCTGCTGCTCGTGCTGCTTCCGTCGGTGCTGTCGCCGGGCGGCGAATTCTGGAGCGCCCTGGGCATGACCCTGCTCAAGCTGGCGGCGCTCTCGGTGTTTACGCTGGTGGCGGGCCAAAAGCTTATTCCGCTGTTTCTGGGCTACGTGGCCCGCACGGGCACCCGCGATCTGTTTACTCTTGCGGTGCTGGCTCTGGCCCTTGGCATTGCCGTGGCGGCGGCGGAGTTTTTTGGAGCGTCCATGGCGCTTGGCGCATTTTTGGCTGGCATGGTTGTGGGGCAGTCCGAGTTCAGCGCCCGCGCCGCCGCCGAAGCCCTGCCCCTGCGCGATGCCTTTGCCGTGCTGTTCTTTGTGTCTGTGGGCATGCTCTTTGACCCCGCCTCGCTGGCGCAGGACTGGCCCCTCATGCTGGCGACCCTCTTTGTCATCATGATTGTGAAGCCTCTTGGGGCGCTGCTGATGACAAGCCTGTTCCGCAAGCCTCTCAAACTGGGTCTGCCAGTGGCCGCCTCCCTGTCGCAGGTGGGTGAATTTACGTTTATTCTTGCAGGGCTTGGCATCACCCTTGGGGTTTTTGACCAGAGGGTCAACAATGCGCTCATTCCTGCGGCCATCATCTCCATCACGTTCAACCCCATGCTGTACCGCAAGGCCAAGGACGTGGCCCTGTGGTGGGAGAAGCGCAAGCGCGGCAACGCTGTCGAACCATCGGCCTGTCTGATCGTACCGGACGAAGGCAACCGCGCGCGGGTGGTTGTGGTGGGTTACGGCCCCGTTGGGCGCAGTTGCTGCCGTATCTTGCAGGACAGCAGTATGTTGCCCGTAGTTGTGGAAATGAATATCGACACCGTGCGGCTTTTGCGCTCCGAAGGTGTGCCCGTGGTACACGGCGATGCCATGCAGGCAGAGGTTTTGCGCGAGGCTGGTCTGGAAAAGGCCGAGGCCCTGCTGCTGACATCCCCCAGTATATCTGCAGGCGAAGTAACGCCCATAGCGCGCGCGGTGAATCCGCATGCGCGTATTTTGGCGCACACGGCTTTTGTGAGCGAGGCCCGCTCCCTGCGCGACAAAGGAGTGGACGCCGTTTTCAGCGGCGAACGCGAAGTTGCGCTGGCCATGGCGGAATATCTGCT
- a CDS encoding C-GCAxxG-C-C family (seleno)protein — MSTHDRVAALVRHYYWDRDLNCARTTLRCLETVLKEPLHPQVYTATVGCHGAGGTGGQCGLVEGGLLLIGLRGAELGKEESEIVDLCARFATQFTERFGSLSCKDLRPGGIHPNDPPHLCESVSVDAICFLHDFLDEMTQSAEPNRRKSGFEADTAE, encoded by the coding sequence ATGAGTACGCATGACAGAGTGGCCGCCCTGGTACGCCACTACTATTGGGACAGAGATCTCAACTGCGCCCGCACAACCCTGCGTTGTCTGGAAACTGTTCTCAAAGAACCGCTGCACCCGCAGGTTTACACTGCCACAGTGGGTTGCCACGGCGCTGGCGGCACAGGCGGACAGTGCGGCCTTGTGGAGGGCGGTTTACTGCTTATCGGCCTGCGCGGTGCAGAACTGGGCAAGGAAGAATCAGAAATTGTTGATCTGTGCGCCAGGTTTGCAACCCAGTTCACTGAACGCTTCGGCAGCCTCTCCTGCAAGGATTTGCGGCCTGGTGGCATCCACCCCAATGATCCCCCGCATCTGTGTGAATCCGTTTCGGTTGACGCCATATGTTTTTTGCATGACTTTCTTGACGAAATGACACAATCTGCCGAGCCAAACCGCAGAAAATCTGGATTTGAAGCCGATACGGCAGAATAG
- a CDS encoding aminotransferase class I/II-fold pyridoxal phosphate-dependent enzyme, translated as MEEFSRIRRLPPYVFAVVGDLKMRLRRQNIDIVDFSMGNPDIATPAPIVEKLVEAAQKPVNHRYSLSRGIPNLRKAICDRYARHYGVQLDPDSEAIVTLGSKEGLAHLSLAILEPGDVVLAPDPTYPIHKYAPIIAGADVRSVPIGPGRNFFEDLEAAMRQAWPKPKVLFICYPHNPTTEVTDLEFFQKIVDFAKENHIWVVHDLAYADLVFDGYKAPSFLQAKGAKDVGVEFYSLSKSYSMPGWRVGFAVGNKDLIHALARIKSYLDYGMFQPIQIASTVALNGPEDCVHQIRDVYQERRDRLIEGLNRIGWETPSPKATMFVWAHIPEPFRKMGSVEFSKLLLQEAHVAVSPGLGFGSYGDEYVRFALIENEHRTRQAISSMRRLLSGVSD; from the coding sequence ATGGAAGAGTTTTCGCGGATTCGCCGCCTCCCCCCCTATGTTTTTGCGGTGGTGGGAGACCTCAAAATGCGGCTGCGTCGGCAGAATATCGACATCGTGGACTTCAGCATGGGCAATCCGGACATCGCAACGCCCGCACCCATCGTCGAAAAGCTTGTTGAGGCAGCACAGAAGCCGGTGAACCACCGCTACTCGCTTTCGCGCGGTATTCCGAACCTGCGCAAAGCCATCTGTGATCGCTATGCGCGCCACTACGGCGTGCAGCTCGACCCTGACAGCGAAGCCATCGTGACCCTGGGTTCCAAGGAAGGTCTGGCCCACCTTTCGCTGGCCATTCTCGAGCCTGGCGATGTGGTGCTCGCACCCGACCCGACGTATCCCATCCACAAGTACGCGCCCATCATTGCAGGCGCCGACGTGCGCAGCGTGCCTATCGGCCCTGGCCGTAACTTTTTTGAAGATCTTGAGGCCGCCATGCGTCAGGCCTGGCCCAAGCCCAAGGTGCTTTTTATCTGCTATCCGCACAACCCCACCACCGAAGTGACGGATCTGGAATTCTTCCAGAAGATCGTGGATTTCGCCAAGGAAAACCACATCTGGGTTGTGCATGATCTGGCTTACGCCGATCTGGTTTTTGACGGCTACAAGGCCCCCAGCTTTTTGCAGGCCAAGGGCGCCAAGGATGTGGGCGTGGAATTCTACTCCCTGTCCAAGAGCTATTCCATGCCCGGCTGGCGCGTGGGTTTTGCCGTGGGCAACAAGGATCTTATCCATGCCCTGGCACGCATCAAGAGCTACCTGGATTACGGCATGTTCCAGCCCATCCAGATTGCCTCCACCGTGGCCCTCAACGGCCCGGAAGACTGCGTGCACCAGATCCGCGACGTGTATCAGGAACGGCGCGACCGCCTCATCGAGGGCCTGAACCGCATCGGCTGGGAAACTCCCTCGCCCAAGGCGACCATGTTTGTGTGGGCGCACATTCCCGAACCCTTCCGCAAGATGGGCTCCGTGGAATTTTCCAAGCTGCTGTTGCAGGAGGCCCACGTGGCTGTTTCGCCGGGTCTGGGCTTCGGCTCCTACGGCGACGAATACGTGCGCTTTGCCCTTATTGAAAACGAACACCGCACGCGGCAGGCTATTAGCAGTATGCGTCGGTTGTTGTCGGGCGTCTCCGACTAA
- a CDS encoding TIGR04326 family surface carbohydrate biosynthesis protein has translation MKELVLVIGPALPDAARALCTTQGYSPSGKAETESGQALPQRIVAHWDGWEAPNGEISLSARLRDELTTIRAEHMAWAYDMGRMRVGGREVQQHLRCGEKLSMWWCSLLYERHPKMTPGLYTVYKLRALERLMDEGGFASLRVFGGDEDLRGALARMCKAGHRLFAECSEAPVPLEPACSLLRKVYDATPPPLRALARYAHWWWTVRRHLPPVSAKNPLPPVQGQAATIATYFPNVDMKAAENGRYRSRYWESLHDALNATAEVETQKQGKAGKNAPTAGHFVRWLFIRFPAPQLSLAQCIALRDRFRREGRDGASFHYLEEFLTTGDLIAALFRYARLCLASLRLEKEARAAFRFAGSQIDFWTYLGPYWAESFRGWRCLERCLQHRAFKRYAAMAGPQRWTLFPLENCPWERMLTQTMHEADNGPVIGAQHSTIRPTDFRYFDDPRTFTGELAKFQPDMLRGNGQSACSQWREAGVPAERLGEVEALRYLYLAHNEAQNATSASHDSTPAFRRLLAVTSFFADETEAHLALLARSLHAGLLDGWEIRVKPHPYLPVQERLKALLGRRAQDVQVVDGPIADQLAPGVVVWASNSTTVALEAAIKGLPVVAMLPTDDFDLCPLQDVASLPRTGSVDDVACALRTAAPLHLPPEYLDLNVDLPRWETLLHLRGKP, from the coding sequence ATGAAAGAGCTTGTTCTTGTCATTGGCCCTGCACTGCCGGATGCGGCACGTGCGCTGTGCACGACCCAGGGCTACAGCCCCAGCGGCAAGGCCGAAACGGAATCAGGTCAGGCCCTGCCCCAACGGATTGTTGCGCACTGGGACGGATGGGAAGCGCCCAATGGCGAAATTTCGCTGTCTGCGCGCCTGCGCGATGAACTGACGACCATCCGCGCCGAGCATATGGCCTGGGCGTACGATATGGGCCGCATGCGCGTTGGCGGGCGCGAGGTGCAGCAGCATCTGCGCTGCGGCGAAAAGCTCTCCATGTGGTGGTGTTCGCTGCTGTACGAGCGCCATCCCAAGATGACGCCCGGTCTCTACACTGTGTACAAGCTACGCGCCCTTGAGCGCCTCATGGACGAGGGCGGATTTGCCTCCCTGCGCGTTTTTGGCGGGGATGAAGACCTGCGCGGCGCGCTTGCGCGCATGTGCAAGGCAGGGCACAGGCTGTTTGCGGAATGCAGCGAAGCTCCGGTTCCGCTTGAGCCAGCCTGCAGTCTGCTGCGTAAGGTTTATGACGCAACACCTCCTCCCTTGCGCGCGCTGGCCCGTTACGCCCACTGGTGGTGGACTGTACGCCGCCACCTGCCGCCGGTTTCGGCCAAAAACCCGCTACCGCCCGTTCAGGGGCAGGCTGCCACCATTGCCACCTACTTTCCCAATGTGGACATGAAAGCTGCGGAAAATGGCCGCTACCGTTCCCGCTACTGGGAGAGCCTGCACGATGCGCTGAACGCCACCGCCGAGGTGGAAACGCAGAAACAGGGGAAGGCCGGAAAGAATGCCCCGACCGCCGGGCACTTTGTGCGCTGGCTTTTCATCCGCTTTCCCGCGCCCCAGCTCAGTCTGGCCCAGTGCATTGCCCTGCGCGACCGCTTTCGCCGTGAAGGCAGGGACGGCGCGAGCTTTCATTATCTTGAAGAATTTCTGACCACAGGCGACCTCATAGCCGCCCTGTTCCGCTACGCGCGCCTGTGCCTTGCCAGCCTGCGGCTGGAAAAAGAAGCCCGCGCGGCCTTTCGTTTTGCAGGCTCGCAGATTGATTTCTGGACCTACCTCGGCCCCTACTGGGCGGAATCATTCCGGGGCTGGCGCTGCCTTGAACGCTGCCTGCAACACCGGGCATTCAAGCGATACGCCGCCATGGCCGGCCCGCAGCGCTGGACGCTCTTTCCGCTGGAAAACTGCCCATGGGAACGTATGCTTACCCAGACCATGCACGAGGCGGACAACGGCCCTGTCATCGGCGCGCAGCATTCCACCATCCGGCCCACAGACTTTCGCTATTTTGACGACCCGCGCACCTTTACGGGAGAGTTGGCAAAATTTCAGCCCGATATGCTGCGGGGCAACGGGCAGTCCGCCTGCTCGCAGTGGCGCGAGGCAGGAGTGCCCGCCGAGCGTTTGGGCGAAGTGGAAGCCCTGCGTTACCTCTATCTGGCCCACAATGAAGCGCAAAATGCCACTTCTGCGAGCCATGACTCCACACCTGCTTTCCGGCGATTGCTGGCCGTAACCAGCTTTTTTGCGGACGAAACCGAGGCCCATCTGGCCCTGCTTGCCCGTTCGCTGCATGCAGGCCTGCTTGACGGCTGGGAAATCCGCGTAAAGCCGCACCCCTACCTGCCGGTTCAGGAAAGGCTGAAGGCCTTGCTGGGCCGCCGTGCGCAGGATGTGCAAGTGGTGGACGGCCCCATTGCCGACCAGCTTGCTCCCGGCGTGGTGGTCTGGGCCTCCAATTCCACCACCGTGGCGCTTGAAGCCGCCATCAAGGGACTGCCCGTGGTGGCCATGCTGCCCACAGATGACTTTGACCTCTGCCCCCTGCAAGATGTAGCCAGCCTGCCGCGCACCGGCAGCGTGGACGATGTGGCCTGCGCGCTGCGAACTGCAGCGCCTCTGCATCTTCCACCTGAATATCTTGACCTGAACGTCGATCTTCCCAGATGGGAAACACTGCTGCACCTGAGAGGAAAACCATGA